In the Elizabethkingia bruuniana genome, GTGGCTGGTATTTACGGAACGAAAGTCTCATTCCCCTATAAGTTTCAAAATTCTCTCCAGATCTTCTTCTGAAGCAAAATCTAAAATAATTTTACCTTTTTTACCTTTTCCAACAGATTTAATTTCCACATTCAAGTCCAATGCATCGGAAATACTTTTCTGTGCTTTCTTCAAATGGTTAGGTAATTCTTTTATGGCTTTAACAGTTTTTTGTTTACTGTTCTTTAATTTGTTTACAAGCTCTTCTGCCTGGCGAACATTCAGGTTTTCTTTAACAATTTTCTGATAAAGTAATTCCTGTTGTGCTTCGTCCTGAAGACTTAGCAAGGCACGGCCATGACCAGCTGAGATCTCATTACTTCGGATAGCTCCCTGAATTTCAGGACTAAGCTTTAGCAAACGCAATGAATTGGTAATGGTACTTCTCTCTTTTCCGACACGGGAACTAAGATTTTCCTGGGTAAGACCTATTTCATCAATTAACCTTTGGTAGGTAAGTGCGATCTCGATGGCATCTAAATCCTCACGCTGTATATTCTCTACAAGAGCCATCTCTAATAGCTCCTGATCGTTCACCAATCTTATATAAGCCGGAATTGTTTTCAGACCGGCGATCTTACTGGCGCGGAAACGACGTTCTCCGGAGATAATTTCAAATTTATCTCCGTCCTTACGTAGTGTTACCGGCTGAATTA is a window encoding:
- a CDS encoding ParB/RepB/Spo0J family partition protein, whose product is MKDKKRAMGRGLGAILSAETKGTVNSATDAGAEQLVGNIVEVSIDDIYPNSSQPRTYFDEKALNDLAQSILALGIIQPVTLRKDGDKFEIISGERRFRASKIAGLKTIPAYIRLVNDQELLEMALVENIQREDLDAIEIALTYQRLIDEIGLTQENLSSRVGKERSTITNSLRLLKLSPEIQGAIRSNEISAGHGRALLSLQDEAQQELLYQKIVKENLNVRQAEELVNKLKNSKQKTVKAIKELPNHLKKAQKSISDALDLNVEIKSVGKGKKGKIILDFASEEDLERILKLIGE